TCGAATACTTCAAGGAAAAGGGACTGCTGCAGGTGTAGTAATTTCTGTCGGCATTGCGGTTCTGCAGAAATCAAAGCAATGCTTGACCAGGAAGATGTGAAAGAAAAACAGGTCCTTGAGATCCATCGATCAGCCTGTTCTAATTGAATGACGCATGGATGTGAATAGAAAAGTGTAGCTCTTGCATCTTTCCTAAACCATGAACCGTGTGAGATAAGTGATCTTAAGACGCGAGTTTCTCTATTCTCTGGAATGAGATGTGGGCAAACCGTTTAgaacacaatttgattttttatttttggaatagatttcattccaaaaatagacttgaagaagaaatcagaagccaaataaaatagaaattaagaaattgatttctgttaagaaatcaatttctattccataaattttgTTAGGCATTCCCAAATATTTGCTTTAGTAGCTGAGAACCTAATCTAATGGACCTGTTGGTTTTGTCAGAGAAGTTGATTTACCTTTACTACATCTATCAGCTTAGTTTCACTTAATCTTTTGTAGTAACAATGACACTATAAGCTAAGAAAGACAATAACCTCTTAAAATCAAAGACAAGGCAGTGCAAATAAAACTATTTTGAATGAGAGGAGAGAATATGACATGTCAAATTATAGAAtattccctttaaaaaaaaattctatcggGTTGTGTATAATTTTATGTGTGATAATATTAATGAATACAATCATTGCAATTACTCAGGGTACCTTTGCCACACGGTTTAGGATTTAAGGTTTATCGAAACAAACAGGCCCAACAAATTCGAAGCTAACTCCTAATCCCTTGGTTATTTCACAAAAGCGATGTGCAGGCATCTCGCAAGTCGATGAATAGGCAGCTCctagtcctaaattttataaGCTGTGCTTGCATATACATAAAGGCACAAAAAGCTATCAAGTAAAAATCCAACTCTACCTACTCCGTAGGCCCTTCCTCTCTGTGCATTCCTGCTAGATTCATAAAATTGACTGCAAGCCGCAAAAATGGCACTCTAAGATCTTCATAAATAGAATCTAAAACACATTAacttagaaaaaagaaacagagagagagagcgctcaTTCCCTCTGACCAGGCGCTCGTTGCGCTCTTCGTAGGGTCTCCTCTGTTGACCGATGGCCGTGTCCTTTGGCGTTTCAATATGTGCAGAGCGTGGAAGCCACCGGAGTTCAAAAGCAGGAGCTGATGGCAGAAGTCGTGGGAGACCCAGCGTTGCCGAGGCTGCTGGGATCAGTGCAGGAGGCCTCGCTGGTCGTTAGAAAGTCACTATGATACTGGGAATACCGCCGCCGCATCGGTGGCGCTCGTGATGGTCTGCATTCGCGTTGCATGGAAGTAACGCCGCGGACAGCAATCAGCAAACGTCTGGAGAACGGAGTCCCCGTCAGGAATGGGCCAGCGATGGTTGTTGCTCCCTCCGTTCTCTTCAGTGTATATTGCATACATCCTGcagtttcttgttctttcaagctcttcttttgttcaaaattctCCTTTTACCTCCACTGCTTCAGGACTGGTTCTTCCAGGTTTCAAAACTCTTCACTCGCTTTGGCCGTATCCTGATCTTGCAAATTCAGTTTTCTTGGAATCAAATCAGATCTTGATCACCACTTTCCTCTCTTAATACCTTCATTCCACATTTCAAATCCAATTTTGAAAGTCGCGCTTATcgtgaaattttctttgaaaagtatATCAGAATCCTAACAATATCTGTTTTGCCCTTGCAACATGGGCGATGCAAACGAGTTCGTCCTAAATGCTATTAGTACCTAAATATAATGGGATGTAATATATGTTTAGGGGTCAAGTCCATTCCTAATTTTATGGaaaagtcaaaatttagatattaACAAGAAGGAAACTATCTGATCTTATCATCCGAGTTgaatgccaaaaaagaaattattggagaAACCTACGACGAACAGTGAGAAACACAATAGAATTTGCATAATTCGATCAAAGTGTCGACACCCATTTTACGAGGTGCACAAGACGCCAAGAAATCCCCTACAAATTCGAAGAATTCAAAGTTTACAATCACCTAATCAATCGGGTACTTTCCAGCCTCCAATTACACCCAAAACAGATCAACAGTTATTATCTCACAATAACTCAATAACTCGCTCgagaaaacttacaaaaataaaaactcaacgCCCTCCTTATTTGCCTTGTTTATGTCCAACGAATAAAATTCCATGTATACCGTGCCTGCTGGTCCTAAAGATTTTGGCCGTCTAAACTCTATGCAGTTAACGGTTGTAATTCATAAAGAGTAATTTCCtttgcttggcttgttgctaAGCTTTCTTCCATTTTCCCTCCAAAGTCCAAAGGGCTTTTATATCTCTTagcaaaagcaagaacaagGTAGTTATTTAGTCTAGTTCAGTTGTCTCTGCCATTTGATTGTAACAGGTACTGTGCATTGTTCTCATTCACATAAACAAGCGGCCCTCTTACGCAACTCAACTGGACAGGACAATACAAGTCCACAACTTCATGTGACAAGTAGAATCTTCCCGACATGCTTGCTGCTTTCCATGAGCCGGTGGCCCTCCGCCGCTTCAGCTAGAGGAAGATACTTGTAAACCACAGGCTTCACTTTGCCTTGCTCGATGGCTGGCCACACTTTCTTCTCTACCTCATCTACGATCGCATCTTTATTCTCTGGGCTTCTGGTACGCAAGCCCGCCGCTGCATATACAAACACATAAGTTTACAATGAATTTGCAAAAAGAATATTGCCAATATCACCGTTTGACCTGCTCAAATCACATGCATGAAGTGCCCAAGTTCCATAAGGTAATGACTTCTATGGCGCTAACTGTATCAGAAGAATCCTCAACCAATCCAAATATCCAATTGCCAACCACATCAAGCTCAAGAACCAACAAAATGCATTGAGCGAACCTTGCACAGTGAGGCGTCTGGCCAGAATACTTCTCAGATCCACTTGTGTCACTGCTCCACTCTGAGTGCCGATGATGAATAGCCTCCCATCCAAATTCAAGCTATCCAGGTTTCTCTGGAAGTAGGATGCACCAACGCAGTCCAGAATCACATCGACACCTgccaaaatgaatttttggaaataaattcctTTCGCAGACCAACATAGCGTTGCACGGTTCATCTATAACTTCATGGTTTATGTGAAATCTCACTTATATGCCTCAACAATCAGAACGACTGGATCTGTGTTTAAAAGAATGATTTCTATGTCAAGACATGGCTTTGCCAAGTTAAAATCACCTCATAATGCTTGGACACAACATCAGTCAACTTCTTGTGATTCAGGGCGAAAAGGATTAACTTAACTACACATCTACAGACCTTCCCCTCTAATCAACCAAAGTAATAAGATGCAGATAACACCGTGAAAAGGCATTTTATTGCCTCTGTAACAGAGTGAGAATGTCACACAAAAGCCAACATGAATAATAAGTTGCAGGAAATGCAGAAAGCAAGTGTAGCAAGATTATGTGAAAAAAGGTTTAGTAATTGCTCCCTCCtgtttctaaaataatataCCAATCATCTTCCATATGAATAAAGAACACTTAACTCCCAATCAAGTCATTATGTCTGATGACTTTGATCGatatcaagaacaaaaaatatgcATGATGCACCTTTTCCTGCAGTTTCTTCTTTCACTCGTGCAACAAAGTCCTCTGTTTTGTAGTTGATGCAAACATCTGCACCCAGATCCTTGCAAGCAGCTAACTTTTCTTCACTTCCTGTGAATCGAAGATGCGACAAAAGTTATAGTTTTGAAAGGGCCAAGTTTGCAGAAGCTTCAATTAGTTTGAAGATACCTGCTGTTACAAATACCCTAGCACCATAGTATTTTGCTATCTGAATAGCAAATGTGCCGATTCCACTAGAGCCACCATGTATCTGTAATTTTCATTAGCATGCTAATGAATGAAAACAATGGTAGAAGAAATTGGGATGATAATAGCCAAATGAAACTAAGCAAATGGAGACGTTACTTTCCATCCCAT
This region of Eucalyptus grandis isolate ANBG69807.140 chromosome 8, ASM1654582v1, whole genome shotgun sequence genomic DNA includes:
- the LOC104441063 gene encoding quinone oxidoreductase PIG3, which translates into the protein MKAVVITTPGDPEVLRLQEVEDPKLEDGHVLVRVAATALNRADTLQRRGMYPPPKGASEYPGLECSGTIEAVGKGVSRWKVGDQVCALLAGGGYAEKVAVPAGQVLPVPAGISLKDAASFPEVACTVWSTVFMMSHLSAGETFLIHGGSSGIGTFAIQIAKYYGARVFVTAGSEEKLAACKDLGADVCINYKTEDFVARVKEETAGKGVDVILDCVGASYFQRNLDSLNLDGRLFIIGTQSGAVTQVDLRSILARRLTVQAAGLRTRSPENKDAIVDEVEKKVWPAIEQGKVKPVVYKYLPLAEAAEGHRLMESSKHVGKILLVT